A single genomic interval of Myxocyprinus asiaticus isolate MX2 ecotype Aquarium Trade chromosome 19, UBuf_Myxa_2, whole genome shotgun sequence harbors:
- the nkx2.4b gene encoding NK2 homeobox 4b codes for MSLSPKHSTPFSVSDILSPIEETFKKFAAMESTASLASPLYRQTQMSQANLQQHSMSHNTYHMPHSQFSHTAMGGYCNGTIGTMGDLPSYQESMRNSATATAWYGSNPEPRYPTISRFMGPSTAMNMGTLTGMDATKSLVTLHAAPRRKRRVLFSQAQVYELERRFKQQKYLSAPEREHLASMIHLTPTQVKIWFQNHRYKMKRQAKDKASPQQQGDTGNMCAQQSPRRVAVPVLVKDGKPCQNGSNTETPVHQQVQNVMSSETLVSAEDLEEMSPSPPLMNSLSQTDAALIEYTSSMVNSNLLYGRTW; via the exons ATGTCCTTGAGCCCCAAACATTCAACACCTTTCTCAGTGAGCGATATTTTGAGCCCTATCGAGGAGACCTTCAAGAAGTTTGCAGCCATGGAGAGCACAGCGAGCCTGGCGTCTCCTCTCTACAGACAGACTCAGATGTCTCAGGCAAACCTGCAACAACACAGCATGAGCCATAACACCTATCACATGCCCCACTCTCAGTTCTCACACACCGCCATGGGAGGATACTGCAACGGGACTATTGGCACCATGGGAGACCTGCCGTCGTACCAGGAGAGCATGAGGAACAGCGCAACGGCGACGGCCTGGTACGGCTCGAACCCAGAGCCGAGATATCCAACAA TTTCCAGGTTTATGGGTCCATCGACGGCCATGAACATGGGAACACTAACAGGAATGGATGCAACTAAATCTCTGGTAACTTTACACGCTGCGCCACGGAGGAAACGGCGCGTCCTCTTTTCTCAAGCGCAGGTCTACGAGCTGGAGCGACGATTTAAACAGCAGAAATATCTGTCGGCACCGGAGAGAGAACATTTGGCCAGCATGATTCACCTGACGCCGACCCAGGTGAAGATCTGGTTCCAGAACCACAGATATAAAATGAAACGCCAAGCGAAGGATAAAGCGTCCCCACAGCAGCAAGGGGACACTGGAAACATGTGCGCGCAACAGTCGCCGAGGCGCGTCGCCGTGCCCGTGCTCGTTAAGGACGGTAAACCGTGTCAGAACGGTTCCAACACAGAGACACCTGTCCATCAGCAGGTGCAGAATGTGATGAGCAGTGAGACTTTAGTTTCAGCTGAAGATTTGGAGGAAATGTCACCCAGTCCACCTCTCATGAACAGCCTGTCTCAAACTGACGCAGCGCTCATTGAATACACCAGCAGTATGGTGAACTCAAACCTGCTGTACGGCAGAACATGGTGA